In the genome of Segatella copri, one region contains:
- a CDS encoding OmpA family protein, whose product MKIKNILLSGVVAMGCISASAQEADKTVNVFNPHWYVQAQIGGQYTLGEVGFGKLLSPNAQLGVGYNFNKVVGARFSLNAWQSKAGQKVISDGATTTYKWKWNYIAPMVDATFNLTNLFCEYNPNRLVEVGVFGGIGANIAWGNDEAADAQAAILATPGSKNLVGYDKTAMPLENLWDGTKARFVARVGANVDFRVSDRVKLGVELSANTLSDKYNSKKAGNPDWYFNALVGAKIALGQTHSTKVIPAPKPVEKIIERIIEKPAPAPAPKTETKQEAVDENFRRDIFFPIGNSNIAKSQTTKIAEIVTFMKENPDAKITLTGYADKGTGSAAFNDKIAARRAQTVYNTLAAKGVAKSRMIKKSMGSRVQPFEENDMNRVTICIAK is encoded by the coding sequence ATGAAAATTAAGAATATATTACTGTCAGGTGTAGTAGCTATGGGTTGCATCAGTGCATCAGCCCAGGAAGCTGATAAGACTGTAAATGTCTTCAATCCACACTGGTATGTACAGGCCCAGATTGGTGGTCAGTACACTTTGGGTGAGGTTGGTTTCGGTAAATTGTTGTCACCAAACGCTCAGCTTGGTGTAGGTTACAACTTCAACAAGGTTGTTGGTGCCCGTTTTTCTCTTAATGCATGGCAGAGCAAGGCAGGTCAGAAGGTTATTTCTGATGGCGCTACTACAACATACAAGTGGAAGTGGAACTATATCGCCCCTATGGTTGACGCAACATTCAACCTCACAAACCTCTTCTGCGAGTACAATCCAAACCGTTTGGTAGAGGTAGGCGTATTCGGTGGTATCGGTGCCAACATCGCTTGGGGTAATGACGAGGCAGCAGACGCACAGGCTGCCATCTTGGCTACTCCAGGTAGCAAGAACCTCGTAGGTTATGACAAGACAGCTATGCCATTGGAGAATCTTTGGGATGGTACAAAGGCTCGCTTCGTTGCACGTGTAGGTGCTAACGTAGACTTCCGCGTAAGCGATCGCGTTAAGTTGGGCGTTGAGCTTTCAGCTAACACATTGAGCGACAAGTACAACTCAAAGAAGGCTGGTAACCCAGACTGGTACTTCAACGCATTGGTAGGTGCAAAGATTGCCCTTGGACAGACTCACAGCACTAAGGTAATTCCTGCTCCAAAGCCAGTAGAGAAGATCATCGAGCGTATCATCGAGAAGCCAGCTCCAGCACCAGCTCCTAAGACAGAGACCAAGCAGGAGGCTGTAGATGAGAACTTCCGTCGTGATATCTTCTTCCCAATCGGTAACTCAAACATCGCAAAGTCACAGACTACAAAGATTGCTGAGATTGTTACCTTCATGAAGGAGAATCCAGATGCAAAGATCACTTTGACAGGTTATGCTGACAAGGGTACAGGTAGCGCTGCATTCAACGATAAGATTGCTGCTCGCCGTGCTCAGACAGTTTACAACACACTCGCAGCTAAGGGTGTTGCAAAGAGCCGCATGATCAAGAAGTCAATGGGTTCACGCGTTCAGCCATTCGAGGAGAACGATATGAACCGTGTTACTATCTGTATTGCTAAATAA
- the gltB gene encoding glutamate synthase large subunit — MEKGLYSSAYEHDACGVGMVVNIHGNKSHELVDNALKVLENMRHRGAEGADNKTGDGAGIMLQIPHEFILLQGIPVPEKGKYGTGLIFLPKDEKKQQDILSIMIEEIEREGLQLMHLRNVPTNPDCLGEAALSNEPAIKQVFITGVTDDKVPVFERTLYLIRKRIEKRISDPDFYICSLSNSNIVYKGMLSSLQLRQYYPDLTNNYFTSGLALVHSRFSTNTFPTWSLAQPFRLLAHNGEINTIRGNRAWMKARESVLSSEALGDIREISPIVQPDMSDSASLDNVFEFFVMSGLSLPHAMAVMVPESFNDKNPISEDLKAFYEYHSILMEPWDGPAALLFSDGRYAGGMLDRNGLRPARYTITKNDMMVVASEVGVMDFDPTEIAEKGRLQPGKILLIDTQEGKIYYDGEIKERLAEQHPYRQWLNTNRIELEKLRSGRKVENGVENLTRKELEFGFGEEDIDGTIIPMATKGQEPTASMGNDTPLAVLSDQPQIFFNYFRQQFAQVTNPAIDSIRENLVMSLTEYIGRVGSGILNPDESNCKMVRLPHPILTNTQLDILQNIRYKGFNTVKLHMLFETAKGEEGLHEALDELCKQAAQSVDDGYNYIILSDRGVDETHAAIPSLLAVSAVHHYLIDAGKRVQTALIVESGEIREVMHAALLLGYGASALCPYLTYAILDDLVKKGKIQEDYHTAEQNYIKAVKKGLFKIMAKMGISTIRSYRGAKIFESIGLSESLLKSYFGTEVSTIGGIGLETIARDAIRLHDKAFETKKLDFLPSMGQFHYRKDGIKHAWNPETIATLQLATRKGDYDLFKKYTHLVDDKQEPIFIRDFFGFRKNPISIDKVEPVEEIVKHFVTGAMSFGALSKEAHEAMALAMNALGARSNTGEGGEDNERFHSTQDGISLSSKTKQVASGRFGVTTEYLVNAEEIQIKVAQGAKPGEGGQLPGFKVNEVIAKTRHSIPGISLISPPPHHDIYSIEDLAQLIFDLKNVNPKAAISVKLVAESGVGTIAAGVAKAKADLIVISGAEGGTGASPASSMRFAGISPEIGLSETQQTLVKNGLRGQVRLQVDGQLKSGRDIILMALLGAEEFSFGTAALIVLGCVMMRKCNLNTCPMGVATQDPKLRAHFRGSYKYLINYFRFLAEEVREYLAEMGYTSLNDIIGHTELIVRKKDEEIVPTEGADAVEPEVAKSIEEKADLLDFSRLLHRETGHCSLYHTTEQIHDLDNVLDQQIIRGAQRAIENQEEVNLDFAIKNTDRAAGAMLSGMIAGKYGEAGLPDKTVNVKFKGSAGQSFGAFLVNGVDFKLEGETNDYFAKGLSGGRISILPPIRSNFSAEDNIIAGNTGLYGATSGELYINGKVGERFGVRNSGAIAVIEGAGDHCCEYMTGGRVVVLGETGRNFAAGMSGGVAYVWDKNHNFDYFCNMDMVEINLVEDSTYRKELHELIRQHYLYTGSKLARTMLDDWNHYVEDFIQVVPIEYKRVLQEEQVKKLQQKIADMQRDY; from the coding sequence ATGGAAAAAGGATTGTACAGTTCAGCCTATGAGCACGATGCGTGTGGCGTAGGTATGGTGGTGAATATCCACGGTAACAAGAGTCATGAGCTGGTCGATAACGCCTTGAAGGTGCTCGAGAACATGCGCCATCGTGGTGCCGAGGGTGCCGATAACAAGACGGGTGACGGTGCCGGTATCATGCTCCAGATTCCACATGAGTTTATTCTTCTTCAGGGTATCCCAGTGCCTGAGAAGGGAAAATACGGAACGGGTCTCATCTTCTTGCCTAAGGATGAGAAGAAACAGCAGGATATCCTCTCTATCATGATCGAGGAAATTGAGCGCGAGGGATTGCAGCTGATGCACCTGCGCAATGTGCCTACCAACCCTGACTGTCTGGGTGAGGCTGCATTGAGCAACGAACCTGCCATCAAGCAGGTGTTCATCACGGGCGTTACCGATGATAAGGTGCCTGTCTTCGAGCGCACCCTCTATCTCATCCGTAAGCGCATCGAGAAACGAATCAGCGATCCTGATTTCTATATCTGTTCGTTGTCTAATTCGAACATCGTATATAAGGGTATGTTGAGCAGCCTCCAGTTGCGTCAATATTATCCTGATTTGACCAATAATTATTTTACAAGCGGTCTGGCATTGGTTCACTCCCGCTTCTCTACCAACACCTTCCCAACATGGAGTCTGGCTCAGCCATTCCGTCTCCTTGCCCACAATGGTGAGATCAACACCATCCGTGGAAACCGTGCCTGGATGAAGGCGCGCGAGAGTGTGTTGAGCAGTGAGGCTCTGGGCGATATCCGTGAGATTTCTCCTATCGTCCAGCCTGATATGAGTGACTCAGCCAGCCTCGACAATGTATTCGAGTTCTTCGTGATGAGCGGTCTGTCTCTGCCTCATGCCATGGCTGTGATGGTGCCTGAGAGCTTCAACGACAAGAACCCTATCTCTGAGGATCTGAAGGCTTTCTATGAGTATCACTCTATCCTGATGGAGCCATGGGATGGCCCTGCCGCCCTGCTCTTCAGCGATGGCCGCTATGCCGGTGGTATGCTCGATAGAAACGGTCTGCGCCCTGCACGCTATACCATCACCAAGAACGATATGATGGTTGTGGCTTCTGAGGTGGGTGTGATGGATTTCGACCCAACCGAGATTGCCGAGAAGGGACGCTTGCAGCCTGGTAAGATTCTCCTGATTGATACCCAGGAAGGCAAGATTTACTATGATGGCGAAATCAAGGAGCGCCTGGCTGAGCAGCATCCTTACCGCCAGTGGCTGAACACCAACCGTATTGAACTGGAAAAGTTGCGCAGTGGACGTAAGGTGGAAAATGGTGTAGAAAACCTCACTCGCAAGGAATTGGAATTCGGTTTTGGCGAGGAAGACATCGACGGTACCATCATTCCGATGGCTACCAAGGGGCAGGAGCCTACTGCATCCATGGGTAATGATACCCCACTTGCCGTACTCTCCGACCAGCCACAGATTTTCTTCAACTACTTCCGTCAGCAGTTTGCTCAGGTTACCAACCCTGCCATCGACTCCATCCGTGAGAACCTCGTGATGAGTCTTACCGAGTATATCGGTAGAGTAGGTTCCGGCATTCTGAACCCAGACGAAAGCAACTGCAAGATGGTTCGCTTGCCACATCCTATCCTGACCAATACCCAGTTGGATATCCTTCAGAATATCCGCTACAAGGGATTCAATACAGTAAAACTCCACATGCTCTTCGAAACCGCCAAGGGCGAAGAAGGATTGCATGAGGCTCTGGATGAGCTCTGCAAGCAGGCAGCACAGAGCGTGGATGATGGCTACAACTACATCATCCTCTCCGACCGTGGCGTGGATGAGACCCATGCCGCCATCCCATCATTGCTCGCTGTGAGCGCCGTACATCATTATCTGATTGATGCCGGCAAGCGTGTACAGACAGCCCTCATCGTTGAGAGCGGTGAGATTCGTGAGGTAATGCACGCAGCCCTGTTGCTGGGTTACGGTGCATCAGCCCTCTGTCCATACTTGACATACGCCATCCTCGACGACCTGGTAAAGAAGGGAAAAATTCAGGAGGATTACCATACAGCCGAGCAGAACTACATCAAGGCTGTGAAGAAGGGCTTGTTCAAGATTATGGCTAAGATGGGTATCTCTACCATCCGAAGCTATCGTGGTGCCAAGATCTTCGAGAGCATCGGTTTGAGCGAGAGCCTGCTGAAGAGCTACTTCGGAACAGAGGTGAGCACCATCGGCGGTATCGGACTCGAGACCATCGCCCGTGATGCCATCCGCCTGCACGACAAGGCTTTCGAGACCAAGAAGCTCGACTTCCTGCCAAGCATGGGACAGTTCCACTACCGCAAGGACGGTATCAAGCACGCTTGGAATCCAGAGACCATCGCTACCCTGCAGCTCGCAACACGCAAGGGCGATTACGATCTCTTCAAGAAATATACACATCTCGTTGACGATAAGCAGGAGCCTATCTTCATCCGCGACTTCTTCGGTTTCCGCAAGAATCCTATCTCTATAGATAAGGTGGAGCCGGTAGAGGAAATCGTGAAGCACTTTGTTACCGGTGCGATGAGTTTCGGTGCCCTCTCTAAGGAGGCTCACGAGGCTATGGCACTCGCCATGAACGCCCTGGGCGCTCGAAGCAATACCGGTGAAGGTGGTGAGGATAACGAGCGATTCCATTCTACACAGGATGGCATCAGCCTCTCCAGCAAGACCAAGCAGGTGGCTTCCGGTCGATTCGGTGTGACTACAGAATATTTGGTAAATGCAGAGGAAATCCAGATCAAGGTGGCACAGGGTGCTAAACCGGGTGAGGGTGGTCAGTTGCCTGGCTTCAAGGTCAACGAGGTCATCGCCAAGACCCGTCACTCTATCCCTGGCATCAGCCTGATTTCTCCTCCACCTCATCACGATATCTACAGTATCGAGGATTTGGCTCAGCTCATCTTCGACCTCAAGAATGTGAACCCTAAGGCGGCTATCTCCGTGAAGTTGGTAGCTGAGAGTGGTGTGGGTACCATCGCTGCTGGTGTGGCTAAGGCGAAGGCTGACCTCATCGTTATCTCGGGTGCTGAGGGTGGTACAGGTGCCAGCCCTGCATCCAGCATGCGTTTCGCAGGTATCTCTCCTGAAATCGGACTTTCTGAGACCCAGCAGACTTTGGTAAAGAACGGTCTTCGCGGACAGGTTCGTCTGCAGGTAGATGGTCAGTTGAAGAGCGGTCGTGACATCATCCTGATGGCTTTGCTCGGTGCTGAGGAATTCAGTTTCGGTACGGCAGCCCTCATCGTTTTGGGTTGTGTCATGATGCGTAAGTGTAACTTGAATACCTGTCCTATGGGTGTTGCCACACAGGATCCTAAGCTCCGTGCGCACTTCCGTGGCAGCTACAAGTATCTTATCAACTACTTCCGCTTCCTCGCCGAGGAGGTTCGTGAGTATCTGGCTGAGATGGGTTACACCTCATTGAACGATATCATCGGTCATACCGAGCTCATCGTCCGCAAGAAGGATGAGGAGATTGTTCCTACCGAGGGTGCTGATGCCGTAGAGCCAGAGGTGGCTAAGAGCATCGAGGAAAAGGCCGACTTGCTTGACTTCTCTCGTCTCTTGCATCGTGAGACAGGTCATTGTTCGCTCTATCATACTACCGAGCAGATTCATGACCTCGACAATGTACTCGACCAGCAGATTATCCGTGGTGCACAGCGTGCCATCGAGAATCAGGAAGAAGTGAACCTCGACTTCGCCATCAAGAATACTGATCGTGCCGCAGGTGCCATGCTGAGCGGTATGATTGCCGGGAAATATGGTGAGGCTGGTCTTCCAGACAAGACCGTGAACGTGAAGTTCAAGGGTTCTGCAGGTCAGAGCTTCGGTGCCTTCCTGGTCAATGGAGTGGATTTCAAGCTCGAAGGTGAGACCAATGACTATTTCGCCAAGGGACTTTCAGGAGGTCGTATTTCCATCCTTCCTCCTATCCGCAGCAACTTCTCTGCCGAGGATAACATCATCGCCGGTAACACCGGATTGTATGGTGCCACAAGCGGTGAGTTGTATATCAATGGTAAGGTAGGCGAGCGCTTCGGTGTTCGTAACTCCGGTGCCATCGCCGTGATTGAGGGTGCTGGCGACCACTGCTGCGAGTATATGACGGGCGGTAGAGTAGTAGTGCTCGGTGAAACCGGCCGTAACTTCGCCGCTGGTATGAGTGGTGGTGTTGCCTACGTATGGGATAAGAACCACAACTTCGATTACTTCTGTAACATGGATATGGTGGAGATTAACCTCGTGGAGGACAGCACCTATCGCAAGGAGTTGCACGAGTTGATTCGTCAGCATTATCTCTACACTGGCAGTAAGCTTGCCCGTACCATGCTCGACGACTGGAATCACTACGTAGAGGATTTCATCCAGGTAGTGCCAATCGAGTACAAGCGAGTTCTCCAGGAGGAGCAGGTAAAGAAGTTGCAGCAGAAGATTGCGGATATGCAGCGAGACTATTAA
- a CDS encoding glycoside hydrolase family 43 protein has product MKKKLSAVLLALAAFMPTTAQNLVKGDYGYLYCHMSDKGEWTAYAVSRDGYNYQDINDGNPIFNPEEHARIEGGTRDAYITRMHNGKGYIMVTTDMCVRKSRKWDNYGIDLLKSKDLKNWTSVTFDYRKGMQNFCDAATAKSPYKDWSNINRVWAPQIFWDPDYRWENGEKGGYMIYYSMLNRAEEKYDRMYYSYADKTFTKLTTPKLLFDWGYATIDADINFLKSDGLYHMLIKKEGGKPGIYTATSKYLNHGWGEPVENDYVSFEGRKNCEGSSAFQLIGDDTWRVAYIQYHDNPKHYRICKADKYLRNFSDPVDIKGVTGPQHGSFMRITKKEYNCLLKWDKELKFRK; this is encoded by the coding sequence ATGAAAAAGAAATTATCAGCTGTTCTCCTGGCGTTGGCAGCCTTTATGCCAACGACCGCACAGAATTTAGTAAAGGGCGATTACGGTTATCTCTACTGTCACATGAGCGACAAGGGAGAGTGGACTGCCTACGCCGTATCACGTGATGGCTACAACTATCAGGACATCAACGATGGCAACCCAATCTTCAACCCAGAAGAGCACGCCCGCATCGAAGGCGGTACCCGCGATGCCTACATCACCCGCATGCATAATGGCAAGGGGTACATCATGGTTACCACCGATATGTGCGTGCGCAAGAGCCGCAAGTGGGATAACTATGGCATCGACCTCCTGAAGAGCAAGGACCTGAAAAACTGGACCAGCGTTACCTTCGATTACCGCAAGGGTATGCAGAACTTCTGCGATGCTGCCACAGCCAAGTCTCCATACAAGGACTGGAGCAACATCAACCGTGTGTGGGCGCCTCAGATCTTCTGGGATCCTGACTACCGTTGGGAAAACGGCGAAAAGGGCGGATACATGATCTACTATTCCATGCTCAACCGTGCAGAGGAGAAGTACGACCGCATGTACTACAGCTATGCCGACAAGACCTTCACCAAGCTCACCACGCCGAAGCTGCTCTTCGACTGGGGCTATGCTACCATCGATGCCGACATCAACTTCCTGAAGAGCGATGGGCTCTACCACATGCTCATCAAGAAAGAGGGTGGAAAACCGGGCATCTACACTGCTACCAGCAAGTATCTGAACCATGGCTGGGGTGAGCCTGTAGAGAACGATTATGTAAGCTTCGAAGGCCGCAAGAACTGCGAGGGTAGCTCTGCCTTCCAGCTCATCGGCGATGACACCTGGCGCGTGGCATACATCCAGTATCACGATAATCCAAAGCACTATCGCATCTGCAAGGCAGACAAGTATCTCCGCAATTTCTCAGACCCTGTGGATATCAAGGGCGTAACCGGTCCGCAGCACGGCAGTTTCATGCGAATCACCAAGAAGGAGTATAATTGTCTCCTAAAATGGGATAAGGAACTGAAGTTTCGCAAGTAG
- a CDS encoding glutamate synthase subunit beta: MGNPKAFLTIPRKEAGYRPIHDRILDFSEVEQTLNSNDRRQQASRCMDCGVPFCHWACPLGNKAPEWNDALYKGDWEQAYRLLNSTNDFPEFTGRICPALCEKACVLNLMDHEPTTNREDECAIVEHAFSEDYVHVEIPERNGKTVAVIGAGPAGLVAANQLNHKGYKVTVFEARENAGGLLRYGIPNFKLNKSIIDRRLRLLEEEGIEFRYNQQIDVTKLPEGFDAYVVSTGTPTARDLKIPGRELKGVYFALELLSQQNRILAGMEFSKDELVNCKGKDVLVIGGGDTGSDCIGTAHRQGCKSVTQIEIMPKPVEGPEDPKNPWPNWPRTLKTTSSHEEGCTRRWNINSLEFLGKNGKLTGVKVQPIDWKPNPEGGRPLMVEAGEPEIIKAEAVFLAMGFLKPQQPEFAENVFVAGDAASGASLVVRAMASGRKIAAQVDKFLSK, from the coding sequence ATGGGAAATCCAAAAGCATTTTTGACTATACCTCGCAAGGAAGCAGGTTATAGACCAATTCACGATAGAATCCTCGACTTCAGCGAGGTAGAACAGACATTGAATAGCAACGACCGCCGACAGCAGGCTTCACGTTGCATGGATTGTGGCGTGCCTTTCTGCCACTGGGCTTGTCCGCTGGGCAACAAGGCACCAGAGTGGAATGATGCCCTCTACAAGGGCGACTGGGAGCAGGCTTACCGTCTCCTCAATTCCACCAACGACTTCCCGGAGTTCACAGGACGCATCTGTCCTGCACTCTGTGAGAAGGCGTGTGTATTGAATCTCATGGATCATGAGCCAACCACCAACCGTGAGGATGAGTGCGCCATCGTGGAGCACGCCTTCTCTGAGGATTATGTGCATGTTGAGATTCCGGAGCGTAATGGCAAGACGGTGGCTGTCATCGGTGCCGGTCCTGCGGGACTGGTTGCTGCCAACCAGTTGAACCATAAGGGATATAAGGTAACTGTGTTCGAGGCACGTGAGAATGCCGGTGGTCTGTTGCGTTATGGTATTCCAAACTTCAAGCTCAACAAGAGCATCATCGACCGCCGTCTCCGTCTTCTCGAAGAGGAGGGCATTGAATTCAGATACAACCAGCAGATTGATGTGACCAAGTTGCCAGAAGGCTTCGATGCCTACGTGGTATCTACCGGTACGCCGACAGCCCGCGACCTGAAGATTCCTGGAAGAGAGCTGAAGGGTGTTTATTTCGCCCTGGAACTGCTTTCTCAGCAGAACCGTATCCTCGCCGGTATGGAGTTCTCTAAGGACGAACTGGTTAACTGCAAGGGCAAGGATGTATTGGTAATCGGTGGTGGTGATACGGGTTCCGACTGCATCGGTACCGCTCATCGCCAGGGTTGCAAGAGTGTAACCCAGATTGAGATCATGCCTAAGCCAGTGGAAGGCCCTGAGGATCCTAAGAATCCTTGGCCAAACTGGCCTCGCACCCTGAAGACCACCTCCAGTCATGAGGAAGGCTGTACCCGTCGCTGGAACATCAACTCTCTGGAGTTCCTGGGAAAGAACGGCAAGCTGACAGGTGTGAAGGTTCAGCCTATCGACTGGAAGCCAAACCCAGAGGGTGGTCGCCCACTGATGGTAGAGGCAGGCGAGCCGGAAATCATCAAGGCAGAGGCAGTATTCCTGGCAATGGGCTTCCTGAAGCCACAGCAGCCTGAGTTTGCCGAGAATGTATTCGTGGCAGGTGATGCTGCCAGCGGTGCTTCTCTGGTGGTTCGTGCCATGGCAAGCGGCAGAAAGATCGCAGCCCAGGTAGATAAGTTCCTGAGCAAGTAA